One genomic window of Desulfuromonas sp. TF includes the following:
- a CDS encoding electron transfer flavoprotein subunit beta/FixA family protein, translating into MKILVCIKQVPDMESRFRISGEGNWYEETDLAWRMNEYDEYAVEQAVRLREQVGEADLTVLSIGPDRVKEAMKKALAMGCDRGVQVKDDACFKKDSFEIASVIAEFAADKGFDMIFTGMQSQDRGSGQVGVLVAEMLGVPAITTIVDFTFASGVVTARRELEGGLKAVVKAPLPALVTCQLGLNTPRYPTLPNIMKAKKKELLSIEAADLLKVEERLDTEKMYFPERKGSGLVLEGDVGDLADQLIRILREKTAVLA; encoded by the coding sequence ATGAAAATCCTGGTTTGCATCAAGCAGGTTCCGGACATGGAATCGCGGTTCCGCATCAGCGGCGAGGGAAACTGGTATGAGGAGACCGATCTCGCCTGGCGGATGAACGAGTACGACGAGTACGCGGTGGAGCAGGCGGTCCGGCTCAGGGAACAGGTCGGTGAGGCCGATCTCACCGTCCTGTCCATCGGCCCCGACCGGGTCAAAGAGGCGATGAAGAAAGCCCTGGCCATGGGGTGCGACCGGGGTGTGCAAGTCAAGGACGATGCCTGTTTCAAGAAGGATTCCTTCGAGATCGCCTCGGTCATAGCGGAATTCGCCGCAGACAAGGGGTTCGACATGATCTTCACCGGAATGCAGTCCCAGGACCGCGGCTCAGGACAGGTGGGGGTGCTGGTGGCTGAGATGCTTGGCGTGCCCGCCATTACCACCATCGTCGATTTCACCTTCGCATCCGGAGTTGTTACTGCACGGCGCGAACTCGAAGGGGGGCTCAAGGCGGTGGTGAAGGCGCCGCTGCCGGCGCTGGTCACCTGTCAGCTCGGCCTCAACACACCGCGATATCCGACCCTGCCAAACATCATGAAGGCCAAGAAGAAGGAACTGCTGAGTATCGAGGCCGCTGATCTGCTCAAGGTCGAAGAACGCCTCGACACCGAGAAGATGTATTTTCCCGAGCGTAAAGGGAGCGGTCTGGTGCTTGAAGGGGATGTCGGTGATCTGGCCGACCAGCTCATCCGTATTCTGAGAGAAAAAACCGCCGTACTGGCATAG